The Chloroflexota bacterium genome segment GCCAACCGCACGCTGGGATTGGCCCGCGAAAAAAGTAACCAGCTTGTGGAACGGGATGCTGTTGTTCAGGCTGCCAAAGTTCGCGCAGATGAAGTGCGTAAAAAGGCTGAAATCGATGCCGAAAAAACACGCCTCGAAGCCGATAACTACGTTATTCAAACACTCTTGCGCGTTGAAAGAGAGTTGGAGCGTCTGCTCAATCAGGCCCGTAACGGGATTCTTGCGCTGGAGAATATCAGCCCGGTAGACGAACCCGACGAAGAAATCGAAATCGTTGAACAACCCCCCAAAGATAAGGACTAGCGTTTTCAATAACAGAAGCCATACAGTCAATAGCCCCGGTTGGGGCTATTTGTTTAAACGCTCCGGAATCGTAAAACGATGTTCAATACTCCAATCTACCAGGCCGGGGAAAAGTGTGTTAAGCCAATAGGTTACTTTCATTGGCCAGGGGAGTATCACCGTTCGGCGGGGACGCTGGATGATTTTATATACTGCCTGTGCGAGGTCTTCGGCGGTTAATTTGAGCAGCTTTGGAGTGCTCAAGCCTGTTTTACGCTTGACTCCAGTATGCGCAATAAATTCGGTCGCCACCCCACCAGGAAATATCCCTGTGACATGGATATTCCAGATACCCACTTCGCGGCGTAAGGCCTCTGTAAAACCGCGCACTGCGAACTTACTGGCCGCGTAGATCGTATAGGTCGGCGTAGCTACCAGCCCGGCTACCGAAGCCATATTGATAATATGCCCGCTGCGCTGCTGAATCATATAAGGTAAAACGGCACGGGTCATCTGTATCACCCCAAAAATATTAACCTTCAGCTGAAGATCAATATCCTTCACCGGCTCCAGTTCTTCCAGCCATTTCATGCGCCCAAATCCGGCGTTGTTGAACAAGACATCAATCCGCCCGAAGCGTGCCAAAGCAACTTCAACCAGATGCTGAATGTCGTCAAGGTGGGTCACATCCGTAGCAACGGGCAATGCCTGCCCGCCCGCGGCTTCGATTTCATCCGCCAGAGCCTGCAACCGCTCCATGCGCCGTGCAGCCAGCACCAGGCAATAGCCATGCGTAACGCCCAATAAACGAGCGGTCGCTTCACCAATCCCTGATGAAGCGCCGGTAATGATGACGACAGGTTTTTCAGACAAAGTCATTTCAAAGATTCCTTTACCCTAACCCCGAAGCAAAATTTTGGCAAATGCTTGTAGGGCCTGATAATATGGCAAAATGCTGGGGATATAATGCCGTTCAACCTTGGAATGCGGCCCAATGCCACTTTGACCCCAAACCACGCCCTGCCCGCGGGGGGCGAAGCGGGCACTGGTCCCGGGCAATTTACGTCCAATTTGAGCGGGTTCACCAGAAGCCTGAGCGACGGCTTCGATCAACGCTGCCAAATAGGGATTTTGGGGGTCACAAACAATGCCGTTCTCTTTGATCACATTTTCTACCTGCAGCCCAACTTCTCCGC includes the following:
- a CDS encoding SDR family oxidoreductase, with product MSEKPVVIITGASSGIGEATARLLGVTHGYCLVLAARRMERLQALADEIEAAGGQALPVATDVTHLDDIQHLVEVALARFGRIDVLFNNAGFGRMKWLEELEPVKDIDLQLKVNIFGVIQMTRAVLPYMIQQRSGHIINMASVAGLVATPTYTIYAASKFAVRGFTEALRREVGIWNIHVTGIFPGGVATEFIAHTGVKRKTGLSTPKLLKLTAEDLAQAVYKIIQRPRRTVILPWPMKVTYWLNTLFPGLVDWSIEHRFTIPERLNK